A window of the Branchiibius hedensis genome harbors these coding sequences:
- a CDS encoding integrase yields MTTPARPSVGAFELAQIVESTWADSTRRAYSSQWAQVQLWCQQQGVESLPLAPHVLARHLRFCAQVARADGSPAASTSTLALRVAAANAVHRVAGLPEPGRDAVVVAAMASIRRHRRRPPRQAAAFDVDMLRTTLSHMDFRHWPGSVAARRDAALLLLGFAGALRRSELVSLRASDVSFQPGGEVEPHLRVMIRASKTDQFGAGDVIAVPVGARRDTCVPCAVRAWLVLSGADDRPGAMAAARELSQIDSDHHCGDPWPEVSADQPLLRRVHRFGAVGDQALSGSSVGAVLSRRMSAAGLDPQQFSAHSLRAGFVTTADAGGALLTAIMRQTRHRKPETVMRYIRHANPMAGNAVKSVGL; encoded by the coding sequence GTGACGACCCCTGCGCGCCCGTCGGTAGGCGCCTTTGAGCTTGCCCAGATTGTCGAGTCGACTTGGGCTGACTCGACGCGCCGGGCATACAGCAGTCAGTGGGCGCAGGTGCAGTTGTGGTGCCAGCAGCAGGGTGTCGAGTCGTTGCCGCTGGCACCGCACGTTCTGGCCCGGCACTTACGGTTCTGCGCGCAGGTTGCCCGGGCAGATGGGTCGCCGGCAGCGTCAACCTCGACGTTGGCCCTTCGAGTGGCTGCTGCGAACGCGGTGCATCGGGTGGCCGGTTTGCCTGAGCCGGGGCGCGACGCGGTGGTGGTTGCGGCGATGGCTAGCATCCGCCGGCACCGTAGACGCCCGCCGCGGCAGGCGGCAGCTTTCGACGTAGACATGCTGCGAACCACCTTGAGTCATATGGACTTTCGTCACTGGCCAGGCAGTGTCGCGGCGCGCCGAGACGCTGCGCTGCTGCTGCTGGGGTTCGCGGGGGCGTTGCGACGCAGTGAACTGGTCAGCTTGCGAGCCAGCGATGTGTCGTTCCAGCCCGGGGGTGAGGTGGAGCCGCATCTTCGGGTCATGATCCGGGCCAGTAAGACGGACCAGTTCGGCGCTGGGGACGTGATCGCGGTGCCCGTCGGGGCGCGGCGGGACACCTGCGTGCCGTGCGCGGTGCGGGCCTGGCTGGTGCTGTCGGGTGCGGATGACCGCCCGGGGGCGATGGCGGCGGCCCGTGAACTGTCGCAAATCGACTCCGACCATCATTGCGGCGATCCGTGGCCGGAGGTCTCGGCTGATCAGCCGTTGCTGCGACGGGTGCATCGCTTCGGCGCGGTGGGGGATCAGGCTTTGTCGGGGTCGAGCGTGGGGGCGGTGCTGTCTCGGCGTATGTCCGCGGCCGGTTTGGATCCGCAGCAGTTCAGCGCGCATTCTCTGCGGGCCGGGTTCGTCACGACGGCAGATGCGGGTGGGGCTTTGTTGACGGCCATCATGCGTCAGACTCGCCATCGCAAACCGGAGACGGTGATGCGCTACATCCGCCACGCTAACCCGATGGCGGGTAATGCGGTGAAAAGCGTTGGCCTGTAG
- a CDS encoding cell division protein FtsK gives MSKVRQAKGPEWSLANIDTDAHVAVFRRHVAETTVTAAAKAGGSVKTPESFQVSLSAADAKPTMGEKVAATLQDTYPGFYLTDFDPHLARATLTKLDDDTARCRGAVATALGVKPWDVQAAPRPGGGYLLGLPKSYMPSKHDEKLDEVATSVVGQFGWYVVADANKLTAQVIPSDPPTFPPTIRLNLAGLGADLHRTPIGDILPPPGQKKYDTVSIDWRAHAFGLVSGTAGAGKTNTLNSIIADQVAGGAALVIVDEPSKAIDYSWCKKYVRDGGWGCDGLRSAVTALALVYEEGNRRAKVLEQAGVTNWFDLPDHQRFPPILCIVDEVAGLLVGEKLPPGVDRKMPEVQEVIEENRLKFKLQRVITKIAAEKRFVGIRMLLSSQVSNQNSGLPPSLKTLLGQRVLMGPNPSKTQRDQAFSVADRVPTVPDNVANGGMVSKGVGGAELEGQAPVVFKSFFATSGQLDAELASRGVPTTSRPEPTQAEMDEYCPVSEEDLDDEGPAFDPRRDAPETFSDDGEQLFGAAAAAAASRRLEAQAKAQRAAKDAGAGTSGADGPRCPSCRAPIRSDGTCEC, from the coding sequence GTGAGCAAGGTCCGTCAGGCCAAGGGCCCCGAGTGGAGCTTGGCGAACATCGACACCGACGCTCACGTGGCAGTGTTCCGACGCCACGTCGCCGAGACGACGGTGACTGCTGCAGCCAAGGCCGGTGGCAGCGTGAAGACGCCGGAGAGCTTCCAAGTGTCACTGTCGGCGGCCGACGCCAAGCCGACGATGGGGGAGAAGGTCGCGGCGACGTTGCAGGACACCTACCCCGGGTTCTACCTGACTGACTTCGACCCGCACCTGGCCCGAGCGACCTTGACGAAACTGGACGACGACACAGCACGCTGCCGCGGCGCAGTCGCGACAGCGTTGGGGGTGAAGCCGTGGGACGTTCAGGCCGCCCCGCGCCCCGGTGGTGGCTACCTGTTGGGTCTGCCGAAGTCCTACATGCCGTCCAAGCACGACGAGAAGCTGGACGAGGTCGCCACCAGCGTCGTCGGGCAGTTCGGCTGGTACGTCGTCGCGGACGCGAACAAGCTGACGGCTCAGGTCATCCCGAGCGATCCGCCGACTTTTCCACCGACTATCCGATTGAATCTGGCTGGTCTCGGAGCTGATCTGCACCGGACCCCGATCGGCGACATCTTGCCGCCGCCGGGACAGAAGAAGTACGACACCGTGAGCATCGACTGGCGAGCTCACGCGTTCGGATTGGTCAGTGGCACCGCGGGCGCGGGCAAGACGAACACGTTGAACAGCATCATCGCCGACCAGGTCGCCGGGGGCGCTGCGCTGGTCATCGTGGACGAGCCGTCCAAAGCGATCGACTACTCCTGGTGCAAGAAGTACGTGCGCGACGGCGGCTGGGGCTGTGACGGTTTGCGTTCGGCGGTGACGGCGTTGGCGTTGGTCTACGAGGAGGGCAACCGCCGCGCCAAGGTGCTGGAGCAGGCCGGCGTGACCAACTGGTTCGACCTGCCCGACCACCAGCGGTTCCCGCCGATCCTGTGCATCGTGGACGAGGTGGCCGGGTTGCTGGTGGGGGAGAAGCTTCCGCCTGGAGTGGACCGGAAGATGCCCGAAGTGCAAGAGGTTATCGAGGAGAACCGACTGAAGTTCAAGCTGCAACGCGTCATCACGAAGATTGCCGCGGAGAAGCGGTTCGTCGGTATCCGCATGTTGCTGAGCAGTCAGGTGTCGAACCAGAACTCAGGACTGCCGCCGTCGTTGAAGACGCTGCTTGGTCAGCGTGTTCTGATGGGGCCGAACCCCTCGAAGACACAACGTGATCAGGCGTTCAGTGTTGCCGACCGCGTACCGACGGTGCCGGACAACGTCGCAAACGGCGGCATGGTCTCCAAGGGCGTCGGCGGGGCCGAGCTCGAAGGGCAAGCGCCGGTGGTGTTCAAGTCGTTCTTCGCGACCTCTGGCCAGCTCGACGCCGAACTTGCCAGCCGTGGCGTGCCCACCACGTCCCGGCCGGAGCCGACACAGGCGGAGATGGACGAATACTGTCCCGTGTCGGAGGAAGACCTTGACGACGAAGGCCCAGCCTTCGACCCGCGCCGCGACGCTCCGGAGACGTTCAGCGACGACGGTGAGCAACTGTTCGGCGCGGCAGCGGCAGCGGCAGCTAGTAGGCGCCTAGAGGCGCAGGCCAAGGCTCAGCGTGCCGCTAAAGATGCGGGTGCTGGGACGTCAGGCGCCGATGGCCCACGGTGCCCGTCGTGCCGAGCACCCATTCGTAGCGACGGGACTTGCGAATGCTGA